One Dreissena polymorpha isolate Duluth1 chromosome 9, UMN_Dpol_1.0, whole genome shotgun sequence genomic window carries:
- the LOC127843615 gene encoding uncharacterized protein LOC127843615 produces MSSTSTDVERASCRIGRVDGRDIFREVEEANDRGRLWVSGRDLVIELGTMLPLDHERVERAVEGQVSMARKRGKLWFIREVRAYGIHILSDKFIRRVLVEPQRRRGVPGASLTAKRSRGKVDLPEAGLSLARVPTAVDFPELPLGSGSMVVKSEPQVGVLIPNPISLESHKLPLSELGRVKVEPEKETDVSVSVGSEVEYCSEREVIIISDSEEMEVETVEKVGFSWPVVEEREVGFSWPVIEDGKVGIHRPEVEVEGPVCMDRSERRSRRTEEEGCLEARDRSRSRHDEGRGEKRVRICPLCGLNTGSVRLHVMSRHLPPVFGQEAWEDPRLDRVRFRGVICLIGGLGLQSIDEAMLFVHRVKLAIPERSWLYDGDQAWLERVCRRFLWSIPSVFHVARVNSRALLFHWRVMAALLKLCGPEFRDNFVAQKFSRRKVVPATESAQAAELTQRPGPSSTVSMEVQATGSTQGAESIQELEPVHEVFRVTGSAQKTELAQRPRSSCSVGIDNESVHKLHKPGPVQLLLSETRVTESNSNVGLTGVTSGVMGGAQDVSESQVAGSVTERGSVEYGELEDAPVVLEWVFARNVELTAFDSHFHLDRSCKVTRSGSLEALVGHSIGPMPEVRVRVTGGIANYCDPPSYPREYPCVTGFGSAVGVHPKASRGNVEELVKLVERELRMDGGDRFGGNWFGPEAA; encoded by the exons ATGTCATCCACATCGACTGATGTGGAAAG GGCGTCGTGCAGGATCGGGCGTGTTGATGGCCGAGATATCTTTCGGGAGGTGGAAGAGGCGAATGACCGTGGTAGGCTATGGGTGTCCGGGCGCGACCTTGTCATCGAGTTAGGTACAATGTTGCCATTAGACCATGAAAGAGTGGAAAGGGCGGTAGAAGGCCAGGTTAGTATGGCCAGGAAGAGAGGTAAACTCTGGTTTATTCGGGAGGTGAGGGCGTACGGCATTCACATCCTAAGCGATAAGTTCATTAGGAGGGTGTTGGTAGAACCACAGAGGCGCAGGGGAGTTCCAGGAGCGTCACTGACTGCAAAGCGGTCACGGGGTAAAGTAGATCTACCTGAGGCGGGTCTGTCGCTTGCCCGGGTTCCTACCGCAGTGGATTTCCCTGAATTGCCATTGGGGTCGGGATCTATGGTGGTGAAGTCTGAGCCCCAGGTGGGTGTACTCATCCCCAATCCAATATCGCTGGAATCCCATAAGTTGCCATTGTCGGAATTGGGAAGAGTTAAGGTTGAACCCGAAAAAGAGACCGATGTCTCTGTTTCAGTGGGGTCTGAGGTTGAGTATTGCTCAGAAAGGGAGGTCATAATCATCTCGGACTCTGAAGAGATGGAAGTTGAAACGGTAGAAAAGGTCGGGTTTAGCTGGCCCGTAGTCGAGGAAAGAGAGGTCGGGTTTAGTTGGCCTGTGATTGAGGACGGAAAGGTCGGTATTCACCGGCCTGAAGTTGAGGTGGAGGGGCCCGTATGTATGGACCGGAGTGAGAGACGGTCTAGGCGTACGGAGGAGGAAGGGTGTTTGGAGGCCAGGGATAGGTCACGGTCCAGACATGATGAAGGGAGGGGAGAGAAGAGGGTCCGAATATGTCCGTTGTGCGGACTAAATACAGGGTCGGTAAGGCTTCATGTGATGTCAAGGCATCTTCCGCCTGTGTTTGGGCAGGAAGCTTGGGAGGACCCGAGATTGGATCGCGTTAGGTTCAGGGGTGTTATTTGTCTTATCGGTGGTCTGGGCCTCCAGAGCATTGATGAGGCTATGCTATTTGTGCATAGGGTGAAGTTGGCGATCCCAGAAAGGTCTTGGCTGTATGACGGAGATCAGGCTTGGCTAGAAAGGGTGTGTCGTAGATTTCTATGGAGCATACCATCTGTGTTCCATGTGGCACGTGTGAACTCACGGGCACTTCTTTTTCATTGGAGGGTAATGGCTGCACTGCTAAAATTGTGCGGACCAGAATTCAGAGATAATTTTGTTGCTCAAAAGTTTAGTCGGCGTAAAGTGGTCCCGGCGACTGAGTCGGCACAGGCTGCTGAGCTGACACAAAGACCAGGGCCATCGTCTACAGTATCAATGGAGGTTCAGGCGACTGGATCGACACAGGGCGCTGAGTCGATACAGGAGCTCGAACCCGTACACGAAGTGTTTCGGGTAACTGGGTCAGCTCAGAAAACGGAGTTGGCACAGAGACCCAGATCAAGTTGCAGTGTGGGGATAGATAATGAGTCGGTACATAAACTACATAAACCCGGGCCAGTCCAGTTACTGTTATCAGAAACTAGGGTGACAGAGTCGAATTCGAATGTTGGATTGACTGGGGTAACGAGCGGTGTTATGGGAGGTGCACAGGATGTGTCGGAGTCCCAAGTGGCAGGGTCAGTGACGGAGAGAGGGAGTGTTGAGTATGGGGAACTTGAGGACGCTCCTGTGGTCCTTGAGTGGGTGTTTGCAAGGAATGTGGAACTCACCGCTTTCGATAGCCATTTTCATCTTGACCGAAGTTGCAAAGTGACTCGGTCTGGTTCCCTTGAGGCGTTGGTGGGACACTCCATAGGGCCTATGCCTGAAGTGCGGGTGAGGGTTACTGGGGGGATTGCAAATTACTGCGATCCACCCAGTTACCCTAGAGAATACCCTTGTGTCACCGGCTTCGGGTCGGCTGTTGGGGTGCACCCAAAGGCATCTCGTGGGAACGTTGAGGAGCTTGTGAAGCTGGTTGAGAGAGAGTTACGAATGGACGGGGGTGATCGCTTTGGGGGAAATTGGTTTGGACCAGAAGCGGCCTGA
- the LOC127846276 gene encoding uncharacterized metal-dependent hydrolase YcfH-like, protein MFVKLLELACPRRPVILHIRGRDTYSCGVSALALRLMRENVSPTQKIHLHCFAGTLDQVLGWSAAFPRCYFSLSGLAARFDEVQKSAVRGIPADRLLVETDSPYLRVRVRETNTPAYVGEVAMAVARIRRVTLEEVLRTTAENGRRLYNL, encoded by the coding sequence ATGTTTGTGAAGCTGTTAGAGCTGGCCTGCCCTAGGCGACCAGTTATCCTTCATATTCGGGGACGAGACACTTACTCTTGTGGGGTGAGTGCTCTCGCTCTCCGTCTTATGAGGGAGAACGTCAGTCCAACACAAAAAATACATCTCCACTGCTTTGCGGGCACTCTTGACCAGGTGCTAGGTTGGTCCGCCGCTTTCCCTCGATGCTATTTCAGCCTTTCGGGTCTTGCTGCACGCTTCGACGAGGTGCAGAAGTCTGCCGTTCGAGGGATTCCGGCGGATAGGCTGCTGGTGGAAACTGATTCCCCTTACTTGCGTGTCCGTGTTCGTGAAACTAACACTCCGGCATACGTGGGAGAGGTGGCGATGGCGGTGGCTCGGATAAGGCGGGTGACCCTTGAGGAGGTTCTGCGGACAACTGCTGAGAACGGCAGGCGTTTGTATAACCTCTAA